The Fusarium poae strain DAOMC 252244 chromosome 2, whole genome shotgun sequence nucleotide sequence AagcagccatgatgaatcCGATGACCCAAATGATCAGTGCCAGGCCAACGGAGCCCGCACGATTGAGGATACTGGCGGCTAAGATGGTATGTCAGTGAAACACTCCCTATCACCATCAAGCAAGGTACATAGACTTAGAAAAGAGACGTTGGGGAAGATAGCAACCGGAAGATAAGGACGTACGTGTAGAAAAGATACCAGTTCCAACCATCATGTTGACATTGAGAAAGATAACTGTAAGCCATCCAACATTGTATCCGAGGGGGGATTTCGCCTCAACAGGAGCACCGACGGCTTCTTGGTATGAAGGCTTGGAACCATTGCCGCCTTTGACTCGTGTGTATGCAAGGTCGCCATCGTGAATGACAGAGCGTTCAGAGTCGCTTGCTTCAGGGTCGGCCAAAAAGGCGGGGGCCGTCTTCTCACTCCCGAAAATGTTCGAGAAGCCCATTCTGAAGGGGAAGGATTATAGAGCGCGGTATTTGGTCGGAAAACAGCTTGACTGAGACTCTCTGGGTTCATTGGAGAAAAGATACGACGAGGCAGTGGAACATATATCAGAACTATGAGGGACCATGGTATGAATGATACCATTTTAGCTCATCTTGATATAAGTCAACCAACAGTCTAGATGAGTTATTTTATTCTGCTTTTTCCAAGGTTAGACTCGCAATTGCCGACGGCTGTAGCTCCTTTGGAAACACCTCCGCTATGGCATTGTAACAGTATCATAAAGTTAATCCACATGGGGTATCCATATGCGGCTGGGGGTTGTACTTGAGAGATGACATGGTCGGTGGCGAATATTGAAAAACCGAAATTCAGGTACTACCGCACCATTATGAAGAAAGCCCTCAGAAAGTTCATATCTGCTGTTTCGAGTAAGGAGATATGTGCAAACTGCTCTGGACTTACACCAGAGTTGATGTAGCTAGATTGCCAATTATGTAGGTCTCTGCAGCTGGAAGTAGTAAGCTCGTTAAATAACCAGAATCGATAGTCATGAACTATTACCTAAGATTCCATAGAGCTCATTTCAATCACTGAACCTGAAAGAACATTTCACTCCTATTCGTTTCATGGGTTCTTCACGTTCTAGGCTCTTGGTTGTCTCAATCAAGGAACGACTCGCTTGATTCGCTCGTTAAGATGGAAATCTGCAGTTGCGCAATAATGAGATGTGATTCTTCCATCCACGAAACAACAAAGAAGTGGGTTGATGGCATAACGACATTGCTTGCTGTGATAACGAATCTCTGAGGTGTGTCTAGATTAGGACTAGTCTCTGGTACGGAAGAGTAACCGGGTTCCGCGGGCAGcagctatatatagtaatctaCCGAACTAAAGGAGTAGGGTAAGTATCAGTAATAAGATACAGATCTCATGAGAAGGCTGCGCAGACAGTTGGAGTTATAGTTAAGCAGTTGAGCTTCACTGTCTCCTCTACCCAAGGCTCTGTCGTATCGGCAGCGGCGATGATGTACCTAGCATGGTAGAGAAAATACCATAGATGATGATCAACTGCCACTGAAATACGGACGGGATCATCTGGTGCATTTAGAAATTCATACTGAGAATGTCGTGTCTACCCTACCAATAAGAGCTGCATAAAAAGACGCCCGTTCTTGACCTGACTCAGGACAGCCATTCTGCGAAgtagattatttataattgTCTGGCATGCCGCGAAGGAGTTTGAAGAATTCTGCATAGGTATACATAAATGTCACTGTCACAAtccttctttttattttccaGCGTTCACTTGCTTGTTTCTTGATTGGTAGATTTTGAAATCTTTAACAAAGCACCGCAGGGCCATCACACCTTGTTTTGCGCTGGCGACCAGATTCAAATGCCAATAATACGTTTTGGTCACCAGGATCATATTTATCTCTAGAGATTTGTGGCTTATTCCAACGCTCGTTTGGTGACTTGCTGCGCTATGGTGATGTCTCACAACCCTGTTGCGTATGATCGAGCTACACGGAAGAACTCTAAATTCCCCTTGTTTAATCTAGTCTTTGCCATAAAATATAtcataaatatatttataagataacCTAAATATGAAGAAAGGCAGGAGTTTAATATTGCAATATCACAACGGTGTGAAATCTATTGATACACTGTTCGGGACGGTATCCGTTGGCCGTGGTAATTGACATCGGTCGTCGGCATAGGGACCGTTATTGAAGAGCTCGTTTGTTCGCGAAATCGCTCGGTTTACAGTGCCCCATGTTCAAAGTATATCCTGCTGTCGTGAATGTCAGGCCTCATTAACATTCACCGCCATGATTGGATCTGCATCTCTTGTGTTTCCCAAGAACTGTCCGCCTGACCATGGCTAAATCCGGGGTAGAGGCCGATGAAGCGGGGAACAGTACGGAATTGGTGGAGGTTGTTCATGTCTAAAAGCCACTGAAAGCCTCCGTCGGCTACGCTAACTCATTCTGCGGTCCTTATGGAGATACTCTGTGAACCTTTTCCATCTTGTCCAACCAGAACATGGGCATCGTATCATCTGGTATCGCGATATCGGATGAGGATCCGAGGTGACTATCATCTCCAACCAGCCATAACAACCTGAGAGTCAGCATGCAGGTACTTTTAACAAGACATTGCCTCTATTCCATTACTCTGCTATTCTTTTCATCTCCATCACTGTCGTCTTGAAACCTCTAGACTATCCTCACCATCTCATATACAATGTCTGAGGACCAAACACATCAATCCATCCTCATTCTCGGAGGCGGCTGCTTCGGCTTGGCCACGGCCTTTGAGCTTGCACAAAAGGGCTACAAGAACATCACAATACTCGAAAAAGACGTGGATGTGCCGAGTCGTTTCTCGGCAGCTTATGATCTTAACAAAGTCATCCGCGCAGAATATGCTGATGACTTTTATACCCAACTGGCCCTTGTACGTAACCTCTCCAGTCTTTATTTGAAGACTCAAGGTTGACATTCTGGACAGGACGCCATTCGCAAATGGCAATCAGATCCTCTTTACGCACCCCATTACCACCAAACAGGTTTCCTTAATGTAACATCCGGCAAAGCTGCGCAAAACACCAAGGGTGCagtggagagctactttcaGTCTCTTCAAAAGAATCCAGCTTTCAATGGCCAAACCACCCGCGTTAATAGCAGTCAAGAGATTAAGAAACTGGTCCCCAAATTCACAGGTCCTCTCACAGGCTTCAAAGGCTACCACAACAAGCTTGCCGGTTATGGCCACTCTGCTAATGCTTTGAGGGCTGTTTATGAACAGTGCGTCAAGCTTGGTGTGAAGTTCCATCTGGGAAAGAAGGACGGTGAAGTTGACACCTTGCTGTATGCGTCAAGTCGCGAGGGCACAAAATGTATCGGGGCTAGGACCCGTGGAGGAAGCATCCATACTGCTGATAAGACTATCGTCGCTTTGGGCGCTGATGCAGCCAACCTTCTTCCTCGAGTTGGAAAACAAATGACAGGTCGGGCCTGGGGTGTCGCGCATATCCAACTTACAGACGAAGAAGCAGTCGACCTCAAAGGCATCCCTGTTACAAACGTGCGAGACTTGGCTTTCTTCTTCGAGCCTGatctcaagaccaagaaacTCAAGTTCTGCCATATGGGCGGTGCTTTCACAAACTACTCCTTCACCAAAGATGGTCTCTCACTTCCCTTCCCCGAATTATCCGATTCACAATTCATGCCCCTCGAAGACGAAACGCACATCCGCCAACTTCTGAGAGAAGTGTTCCCCCAGCTTGCGGACCGACCATTGATTGACCAGCATCTTTGTTGGTTCGCGGACACGGATGACTCTGATTTCATCATCGACTACGTCCCTGACACAGATGGTACTCTGGTAGTCTTGAGTGGAGATAGTGGACACGGATTCAAGATGATGCCTATTTTCGGGCAGTTTGTGCATAAGTTGCTTGTCGAGGAGAGGCAAGATCAGCGAAAGTGGCAGTGGAAAGGTGGCAAGGCAAAGGCAGCAGCTGTCTGGAGGAGTAGTGAGAGTCAAGAGCTCGCTAGTGTTCCTCGAGCCAAGTTGTAACCCTGCTATAATATGTGTTGGGTTTTAATACCCTCTTATCATTGTTAGATACAACAACCTTAATACGATGATTTACTGTCTCGACCAATGCCGATCCGGACACCGGCCTTCACAGTCTATTATTGCTAGGACCCAGTGAAACTCACTCGAATGTGTCTTGAGACAGGACAAAGCGGTGAATTTTAGTCTTTCTTACGTGCATTATGGTCTTGGCTCGGATAGCTCGGGTCCTTTTGGCTTTCCCGATCCTTCGTCTCGATCCTGATTGATCAATGAGTCGTTCGGGTCTCATACAAGGGTCATTCCATTCGTTAGCTTACGCGCTTTCCCACTGATCTACCTACCGTTCTAGTTTGCCGATCTGATAAGTTAAATTACATCTGATAAGCAGCCAGATATCGTGACCGATAACTCCGCGTTGACTAGCCGCAAAGCGACGGTTTCCGGTTGCTGCCTATCATCTGCGgggtatatatactatacgAAAGACTAGAGACCTCATTATTATCTAGACGATCTTATCAATCAATCTACAACAAAATGGTCGATGTAAAGCAAAACCCTCTCGGACCCGAGTTCGATACTGAACTCGCTATCATCAGAGCGACTCATCCCGACCCATATCtaatcgccttcaatgatcTCGACAGCGACAACCCCAAGAACTGGCCTGAGCGTCGCAAATGGGCTGTCACGAATGTTCTTTCGGTAACTGGGTTTAACCGCATCCTCGTGTCGACAGTCATGGCTCCCGCACTGTCGGTTATCGCAAAGGACTTGGACATGACGCCGACACAGTCAGTGATGGCATTGAGTATTTATCTTTTGGCGACCGCCTTTGGGCCTCTCGTTATTGGGCCTCTGTCCGAAGTTTACGGGCGTAAAACCATCCTGCACATCTCTAACATCTGGTTtcttgtatggaatgtcgCTTGCGGCTTTGCAAACACCAAAGAGTTACTGATCGGTGCGAGGTTTCTTGCTGGGTTTGGAGCGAGTGCTGTCTACGCCCTTGGAGGTGGTGTTCTGGGGGATATCTGGCGCCCAGATCAGCGTGGAAAGTCACTAGGTTGGTATATGGTCATTCCTTTGGTGGGTGCTGCAGTCGGTAAGTATCATCCCGTCTTTGTAGCTGCAAATCACTGATTCTTCAAAAAGGTCCTATCATTGGCGGGTTTATGACCTACAGGGTCACATGGAGATGGATGTTCTGGTCAACATCTCTTTTCCAAGTAGCCATGGCCGCTCTTTCATTCACTACTTTCCAAGAAACATATGCACCGGCGATTCTGAAGCAGCGAGCTAAGAGGTTACGCAAAGAAACTGGCGAACCATATTACACAGACGCAGAGCGCACTGAAGGGGAGTTGCCGTTGACAAAGGTTCTTGGTCAAGCCATGAGTCGTCCTCTGCGCCTACTAGCATTCCATCCAATCATCCAAGTCGCAGCTGTTATCTCAGCCCTTGGCTATGGCCTTCTATACATTGTGCTTTCTAGCTTTGCAGAGCTCTGGGCTCAGCATTATGGACAATCTGTTGAGATCAGTGGCTTGCATTACATCGCATGCGCACTCGGAGAACTTCTCGGATCACAACTCGGTGCGCCGCTTATGGACTATTGGTTCCACAAAATGGAACGTCGGTCAGGAGGCCAGCACCTCCCAGAGCACAGAGTTCCCTTGATGCTCATGTTTGCTTTTGTGGCACCAATCGGGTTCGTTGTTTACGGTTGGTGCGCTGAGTACCGAGTCCACTGGGCTTGGGTTGACGTCGCCATGTGTATCACAATGTTTGGTATGCAAATCGCGGGGATGCCGTTGCAAGCATATCTCATGGATTCGTATCCAGATCATACCTCTAGTGCCATTGCAGCGCAGCAATTTCCTCGCAGTTTGGCAGCTTTTCTGTTCCCTCTTTTTACCCCTCAGATGTATGCTGCACTGGGGTATGGATGGGGAAATAGTGCTTTGGCTTTAGTCAAGTTGGCTCTGGGAATAGCTGCACCGATCATGCTGTGGAAGTACGGTGCCAGGTTGAGAGCACGGGCGACGTCGAGTCTTTGATACTCTAGACAGCACCGGAGCAGCGACATTCGTATATCCATATTATGTATTTACACGACTGAAGTGATAAAACTGCCGGCCGAGAACTTGGCCAAGTACGCCTTGGAGTATTACAGCCGTCCTTTCCGAAGCACAAGCAACGAGATAATCTCACTCAATGTTATTTAGAACAGATCCCAAGATAATGTATTATTGTGTCTTGAAGCACACATTTTGGCTTTCATGTTACTTGATAGAAAGGTCGAGACCAGTATCACTGTCATGATCTCAGAACTCGGTTTCTTGATCATGTAGCGTGTGAAACGTGACTGCCAACTTTTTGAGATCTTTATTATGCTGATATTTCTGTCTCACAATTACAGCCAATCCAGAATTAGTGGGTTATCGTTTTGTTATAGTGCTTACAGTGCTTATGTCAGGCTGTATGGCGTAGCATGGACATAAATCCCGCCAGATCCTAAAGTCATCTGTCAACGAGATTGCCCGAAccatcatctccaacaaCTAAAACAATGGCATCAACACAACAAACGGATACCACACCGTCTAGCACCCAAGATGATGGTCTAAAAATCATCCATGCGGGGTTATACCGCACAGCCACGAAGTCTATGACAGAGGCTTACCGCATTTTGGGCTACAACGCCCATCACGCTCTCGACAACGTCTTTGAAGTCCCTTGGTCCAGTCTCGAGAAAGCAGCTGAAGCGACATGGCCTCACCTCGCACAACTCCCAGAATACACCTACAAGAGCCCAGATGGAAGTGCAGCACCTCGACCACCGTTCAACAGAAACGATTGGCAGAGTATCTGGGGCCAGTACGACGTCGCTACTGATGTCGCATCCACCTTTGTGCCGGAACTTATCAAAGCGTATCCTGATGCCAAAGTCGTCGTTGTCCAGAGGAAGTTCGAGAGTTGGTGGCCATCGTATAAATCGGAATTGTTACAAACTCTCTACAGTACCACCGCTTTGCAACGCTTCATTGCATGGCATATCTTGCGCTTTCGTGCACCGCAAGCCATGATGAAAATACATGCAGGTTTCTTCGGTGCAAGCGAGTACTCGCTTGAAGCTGTCGAATCAAGAGCGAGAGACGCATACGAGGAGTATTATCGGAAAGTTCGCGAGGCTGTGCCTTTGGAGAGTGGAAGGCGGCTGGATTACAATCTCGGAGATGGATGGGAGCCGCTATGTGAGTTCCTTGGGAAGGACGTTCCAGATGTGCCATTCCCAAGAGTGAATGATCGCGCTGATCATAGTGCAATGGTAAAGAGGAATAACCgtaagatgatgatggatgtgCTGAAAGTCATTGGCCCTGTCGTTGCAGTTGCCGTTGGTGTTGCTTTCTACTACTGGAGGTAGCGGCCTCAGGGCATCATTTAGTCACTGGGGGCAGAAGAAGCAATATTACTAGGACAATCTATGCCATCAAGACCGTTTCGGTGAATATACATTTAACAGTCAAGGTTAGAGATCAAGCCATATATCACCTACTTGAACACAATACTATAAGTCTCTTGTATCAGCATAGAAGTCTCTTCGTCTAGTGTCCCTGTCCTTCTCTAGGTACTTGGTGGCACCATGTGATTTTTGAAACAGGAATACTGAGTTGACTTTATCATATCCAAATGAATCGAATTATGTAGCTTATTATATGAGCATCAATGCTTGATCTTATGAATGTCCAGAAAGCTAGACAGCAACAGTCCCTGACCCTACCTAAATTATCAATAACCAAACTATGACTAACTACCACAGGCTAAAGACGCCGTTCGGTAcattcctcttcctcaaggGAATTGCAGTACTGTTTCTTGTTACGTTCTGAATAGTACATCCCTCAGTCTTGTACACGCTTGCGTACTGGCCTGTTAGAACAGTTGCCAACCACTGAATAGCAGGAGCAGCGCTGAGAACAAATTCCTGAGCGTGTGTTCCAACAGAGTTGCGCTGGTACAAGATGTTAGCTCCAACGGCGCAGTATCTCTCAATCAACTTGTCGGTGTTGGCAATGGGACTGATCTCGTCGTGGACAGCTTGGTAGGCAAAGATAGGCCATTGAGGGACGCCATGATAACCCATTATGCCATCACGGTTGATAACCTTCAAAACCTTGGGATCGCGGAATAAATCCATGCCGTCTTCAAAAAAGTCAAAGATATCAACCCCGGCATATGCGGCGCCGGCTTCCTCAACAGTGAAGTTCTCTACAGCCAGGAACCCGGTCTTGTTCTGAGGCCCCTCGGTCTTGAGCTTGGAGATGACATACTTCTGCACTTCGGGGTACTGGCTTGTGATTCCAAGAATTCCACTGGGTGCTAAGCCTGCAGCGTCTTTCCCGGAGATACTCTCCACCACAGCAGTGATGTTGGGTGTTATACCGCCAATGGCAGCACCGACAACAGTTTCTTGGAGGTCGGGTGCATATTGCACTGCCAGCTCAGAAGCCCATTCGCTGGCCAATGCGCCTCCGGAGTATCCCCAGAGCGCAACACGGGAAGAGGTAGTGTTAAGACCAAGGCCTAGAGAAAGAACGGCGCGAATGGAATCAAGAGTTGCGTGTCCAGAGATGACACCAGCGGTGAAGGAAGCCAATGGACCTTCATAGTCAGGTACGTTGAGAAAGACGCCCAGACCCAAAGCGAGATTGAACAGGTCAGTGCCACCGGAAGAATAGGCGGTATAGCTAGGACTGGCGTCGACATCAGCCGAGTCGTAGGGTACCTGGTACGAAATAACAGCACTCTGGTTGAATACACGAGCAGCAGTACTGTTCGCTCCTAGCTTGGGAACATAGAGCGTTGTGACAGCCCATGTGGCTTTGTACTGGCTGTCAGTTGTGCGGTAAAGGACATTGTAGATGGCAGAGCTGTTGCCGACGATGGCGGTCAGGTTTCCAGGTGCAGGACGTAGACGAAGCACAGTGCCGGGTTCCTCATCTTCGTAGCCGTCGGGAGCAGAATACCATGGATCTTCACTTGGTGGCAGAGGTTGAGAAGATACAGATCGTTTGTAGATGTGAGATGAAGGGATAGCTGCAGCGAGGCCTAACCAAAGGCTGACAAGAGCCAGAACACGATGAATGGCCATTGGGGGCAATCAATTATGGTATAACTAATAAGACTACGAGAACATGCACTCAACGGCGGGGATCTAATTCTTTTTAACCTTTACCGTCGACGTTATAACTGTAGTGTGGAGTTTTCTTAGTACAGGTAGTCAAAGTCATGACGACAGCATACAATTGATGGCGCATGAGCCGACGTATCCGTTTGAACCAAGGCTCAGCTACGTTGATGAGAAATCCTGAAAGGATCCATGCTCAGCCTTTGACAGCTGGATGATGACGGGGTTAGTTCTGGAGCTAAGAGAGTCGGTAGCGAATCACAGCTCCACAGCCTCGTCTTACGCATGAGGGGGACGGGGATGGACGGTTAATTCTTGGCCCGAGAGACCGGGCTTAGCTGTGCCTTGATCGGTCTTGGGTCTGGGCGAAGTGATGATAGAGTAGGGCGAAGTTGAGAGGGGAAGGGAATGTACGGTCAGCTTTTAGGAGGCGGAGAATGGGTAATCTCACGTTGGACACATGAGCATGGTATTATTACACCTTGCGTTGCTACATGTGGTGACAAGATGAGGGCGCCGAGGCACAGAAAGAGGGAGAGGGGGAATTGGGTTGACGCGGCAAAGCGGATTGCGTAGATGTGGAAACTTAATATGGAAGAGGGTGGTGAATAGTTTCACGGGATCTTGAATAGCAGTCAAAACCGCGAATATCATCTACAATATTCACGGGTAAAGCGCCGCTGATTGTATTGTTTCGTAGTCTTTACTCGTTCTCGTCTCGACTCGTTGGATCGGGCGTGTCagctggactggactggactggactggaaacAGGCTTGTCGAGGGCTGAAGAACGAACGGTTCGATTAGCGAAGCCAACGGGCATGCGAACGGACTCTCGGGAACTATTATAGCACCAGACGGGAGAATAATCGCGCTTCTTGGGAGAGCTACTGGTCGCAGCTGGCTAGTCAACTGTTGGTCGGATGATCAGATCAATCTCACCTGCTATTACTCCGACACGAGATTCGACAGTTTGAGTCACGTGGTGATAAGGCGATAAGTTGGACCGAAAATGACCAATCAATGGCACGAGCCAATTCCAACTTGTTGGTTATTCTCAGAATGTTCTCTTGTTGAACAACTAGAATAATTATCACTTGAGAGATGTTCTGACACGACATTGACAACAAGCCCACGCAAGATATACGAGATGATACACGAAATACCAGTTCCATTCATTCTGATCTacttttaagtatatttttattCATTTTACTACTGTTGACCTCTCATTTCTTGCCATCCCAAACTTCAGGCACTATTACCCTGTACCTCAAGTTCAATTGCGATTCAGAAAGCTGCCAAATATCTACTTGGCGATCCGCCAAACTGAGATGAATTATTCCCATGTTATCATACAGTATAGTACATCAGGCTTTTTCCATTTTGATTGTGCTTGTCGTCAAAAGTAAAGATACAATGCTTGCTCAAACACCATACCGGAATTCGCGGAACTTCTTCTGATAATAATACGTAGCGAGTCCACCTACTGCACCAAGAATGATGGGAACAGGTGCTCGGCCACCAGTCTTGATGATTCTCGGAACAGCAGATCCAGTCAAGAGGACGCTGTTTGCCAGCGCAAGCTCAGAACCGTAGtccttgttgttcttgaggAGGTATCCTGTCAAGCACATGTCAATCACAGAACGGTAACAATTTCCTAGATATAGAAACTTACCAGCATAGGCATAAGAAACACCCAGTCCAACACCAGCCACGAGAGAAGGAGTAGAGCGCGTGCGCATGTAACCTGCAGTGCCACCGGCAGCCACTGTGACGGAGGACGGCCAATTAGGATACAACTCAATCTTGACGGTCAAGTGAGTACTTACAGAGGGCAGCGAGAGTGAAAGAAGGGTGCTCAGCCATTTTGAATGTGGTGATAGCAAAGAATGAGAGGAATGGGGTGATTcttttggtgatgatgagatcTTAACCTTGTTGACCGAGGCCGAGAATTAGTGGATCAATGCCGCTGATTAATCGGCAAATGATGCGGAATAATGTTGTGCCCGTTAAACAACGAAAGACaaaattaaatagccttGTAAGTCAGTTCTAACTagataagctgacctactaattaaGTCTCCTATGCTCTTAGGCCTCTACTTTCCCCTTGCATATGGACTCTTGCAAAGGTAGACGTCAAGGAAATGTTATGGGCTCTCTCTTTTAACGTTGCCCTTCTCTTATTAGTACAATGGATTCGTACGCACAATTTGTCGCATCCACTCGAGTCCTTCGACTAAACCCTCACCCGTAATAGAACTCGTTGCTATAATGCGCTATTAAACGCTTGTCAGCAGGTTACTCTAGGAATTGAcagaaaagaatataaatgcATTTTCTAGTTTTCTTAAGATCTTTCTCTATCTCAaggtatataataagtttaagtatacttatagctttctatcttattatattaaattttattatattaaaagctataatattaattataagctttttttttttctttagaattttttttaattttttaattttataaaattcttaatataataaattttaatttaataaactttttataaaataatattatttttattaaatattttataaattattaataatttattttttttattaaaaattattttaaaaattaaaaaataattttatttaaaatattttattttttaatgggaattgatagggacgcatgatacttttactacggacgcatgaccttacggacgcatgactttttaagtaatttaattggttaaagaaatattacccCACTAGTACTTCTGTAATCCCTGCAAGGAACAATCCCACCTAACAATCCTACTACCACTGTagaaaagaggttattaCTAGGTCTGGTCTTACACAAAAGATATATCAGAGGGATTACgaatttaattctaatataggttatatttatctACCTATAATAACTCCCACTGACTTCTCGTTCTTCGCACACTTGCCTGAATTCTCTGTCCACTTGCGCGAACGCCTGTAGTATTCCCAGCCCCAACGT carries:
- a CDS encoding hypothetical protein (TransMembrane:12 (i50-76o88-105i117-136o142-164i176-199o205-225i276-301o321-341i362-381o387-414i435-455o461-480i)): MVDVKQNPLGPEFDTELAIIRATHPDPYLIAFNDLDSDNPKNWPERRKWAVTNVLSVTGFNRILVSTVMAPALSVIAKDLDMTPTQSVMALSIYLLATAFGPLVIGPLSEVYGRKTILHISNIWFLVWNVACGFANTKELLIGARFLAGFGASAVYALGGGVLGDIWRPDQRGKSLGWYMVIPLVGAAVGPIIGGFMTYRVTWRWMFWSTSLFQVAMAALSFTTFQETYAPAILKQRAKRLRKETGEPYYTDAERTEGELPLTKVLGQAMSRPLRLLAFHPIIQVAAVISALGYGLLYIVLSSFAELWAQHYGQSVEISGLHYIACALGELLGSQLGAPLMDYWFHKMERRSGGQHLPEHRVPLMLMFAFVAPIGFVVYGWCAEYRVHWAWVDVAMCITMFGMQIAGMPLQAYLMDSYPDHTSSAIAAQQFPRSLAAFLFPLFTPQMYAALGYGWGNSALALVKLALGIAAPIMLWKYGARLRARATSSL
- a CDS encoding hypothetical protein (TransMembrane:1 (i265-284o)), which produces MASTQQTDTTPSSTQDDGLKIIHAGLYRTATKSMTEAYRILGYNAHHALDNVFEVPWSSLEKAAEATWPHLAQLPEYTYKSPDGSAAPRPPFNRNDWQSIWGQYDVATDVASTFVPELIKAYPDAKVVVVQRKFESWWPSYKSELLQTLYSTTALQRFIAWHILRFRAPQAMMKIHAGFFGASEYSLEAVESRARDAYEEYYRKVREAVPLESGRRLDYNLGDGWEPLCEFLGKDVPDVPFPRVNDRADHSAMVKRNNRKMMMDVLKVIGPVVAVAVGVAFYYWR
- a CDS encoding hypothetical protein (SECRETED:SignalP(1-19)), yielding MAIHRVLALVSLWLGLAAAIPSSHIYKRSVSSQPLPPSEDPWYSAPDGYEDEEPGTVLRLRPAPGNLTAIVGNSSAIYNVLYRTTDSQYKATWAVTTLYVPKLGANSTAARVFNQSAVISYQVPYDSADVDASPSYTAYSSGGTDLFNLALGLGVFLNVPDYEGPLASFTAGVISGHATLDSIRAVLSLGLGLNTTSSRVALWGYSGGALASEWASELAVQYAPDLQETVVGAAIGGITPNITAVVESISGKDAAGLAPSGILGITSQYPEVQKYVISKLKTEGPQNKTGFLAVENFTVEEAGAAYAGVDIFDFFEDGMDLFRDPKVLKVINRDGIMGYHGVPQWPIFAYQAVHDEISPIANTDKLIERYCAVGANILYQRNSVGTHAQEFVLSAAPAIQWLATVLTGQYASVYKTEGCTIQNVTRNSTAIPLRKRNVPNGVFSLW
- a CDS encoding hypothetical protein (TransMembrane:3 (n7-15c20/21o30-47i54-74o80-97i)), which encodes MAEHPSFTLAALLAAGGTAGYMRTRSTPSLVAGVGLGVSYAYAGYLLKNNKDYGSELALANSVLLTGSAVPRIIKTGGRAPVPIILGAVGGLATYYYQKKFREFRYGV